A stretch of Mastacembelus armatus chromosome 1, fMasArm1.2, whole genome shotgun sequence DNA encodes these proteins:
- the pecam1b gene encoding platelet endothelial cell adhesion molecule isoform X10 — MGLLLLLTYTLLSSWRMVDAQRSFTIRNITLTIEPSTDVTRDTNVTLRCKAIISSSGPEALSRKYAIYKDSYLIYNKTSNTSQDLLYPLPEVRVSNIGEYKCKITIKDKEMTSEAEKLTVKGLSKPLLTFNKTVVSEQEVVTATCTAPGETGHLYFFFYKDSKEIQNYQVNSNQSEATFLFSSVGMHKIHCTYAVLVKTESFKSGESNSVSVSVKELSIKPVLEIYPQSKIYEGEKLNILCIIRELQPSSESIHLYLSQGTHLLSTGSIKVNHSMVALAKDPGDFECSLEIGNVIKVVTEKVSVTELFSAPTLTMSPAEVFQKEYMTLTCKSERFATERLNKEELTYTLEQATTSMTSSNTGVFPIKALQYDFNYTCVARAKGIMKRSETLTVRPKVSVSTPKMSVVGRAVLGQPFRIICQSDTGSLPINYTLLRDYSPLSTTSVKQPNQQAIFTVTINKPDEISRYMCEAKNSNKEGSLSKRLNAAVIVPLSHPTLTVIPKLSEISEGDDLYLICGINGTPPVTFKWYRVGNEQPLLTNTTNTNSTYYQIHKLSKEHSGIYYCEAVNHANNLVRSEKVTIDVQLALWKKALIAGFCLLLVLVLVVVCVLYFRSKRGKRQAAAELSV; from the exons ATGGGCCTCCTGCTACTACTCACCTACACCCTCCTGTCCAGCT GGAGAATGGTGGATGCACAGCGAT CATTTACGATAAGAAACATCACCCTGACTATTGAACCCAGTACTGATGTGACTCGGGACACCAATGTGACTTTGAGATGCAAAGCCATCATCAGCAGCTCAGGGCCGGAGGCTCTGAGCCGTAAGTACGCTATATATAAGGATAGCTACCTGATCTACAACAAGACGTCCAACACCTCACAGGACCTGCTGTACCCGCTGCCTGAGGTCAGAGTCTCCAACATTGGAGAATACAAGTGCAAGATCACCATCAAGGACAAAGAGATGACCAGCGAAGCTGAAAAACTCACAGTGAAAG GCTTGTCAAAACCACTCCTCACTTTTAACAAGACGGTGGTCAGTGAACAGGAGGTGGTAACGGCCACGTGCACAGCACCCGGCGAGACAGGGCACTtgtacttcttcttctacaaGGACTCAAAAGAAATCCAGAATTATCAGGTCAACTCCAACCAATCAGAAGCCACTTTTCTCTTCAGCAGTGTTGGAATGCACAAAATTCACTGTACCTATGCTGTCCTGGTAAAGACCGAGTCCTTCAAGTCTGGGGAAAGcaacagtgtcagtgtttcagtgaaAG AGCTTTCCATCAAACCGGTTTTGGAGATTTACCCTCAGTCCAAGATCTATGAAGGAGAAAAGCTCAACATCTTGTGCATCATCAGGGAGTTACAGCCCAGCTCTGAAAGTATCCACCTGTACCTGAGCCAGGGGACCCACCTACTCAGCACTGGATCCATCAAAGTGAACCACAGCATGGTCGCACTGGCAAAAGACCCTGGGGATTTTGAGTGCAGCTTAGAGATCggaaatgtaataaaagtcGTCACAGAAAAAGTTTCAGTGACTG agCTGTTTTCAGCACCCACTCTCACCATGTCTCCTGCTGAAGTCTTTCAAAAGGAATATATGACCCTAACCTGCAAAAGTGAGCGCTTTGCCACCGAAAGACTCAACAAGGAAGAGCTGACTTACACTCTTGAGCAGGCTACAACCTCAATGACCTCAAGCAACACTGGAGTATTCCCTATCAAGGCACTGCAGTATGACTTCAACTATACCTGCGTAGCCCGAGCCAAGGGCATTATGAAGCGCAGTGAAACCCTGACTGTCCGTCCTAAAG TTTCTGTCTCCACTCCAAAGATGTCAGTGGTTGGCAGGGCTGTCTTAGGACAGCCCTTTAGGATCATCTGTCAGTCGGACACCGGCAGTCTGCCGATAAACTACACCCTGCTGAGAGATTATAGCCCACTGAGCACAACCAGTGTCAAGCAGCCCAATCAACAAGCCATCTTCACAGTCACCATCAACAAGCCTGATGAAATAAGCAGGTACATGTGTGAGGCCAAGAACAGCAACAAGGAAGGCTCACTCAGTAAAAGACTCAACGCTGCTGTCATAG TGCCTCTGTCACACCCGACTCTGACCGTCATCCCCAAATTATCAGAAATCTCAGAGGGAGATGATCTTTACCTGATATGCGGCATTAACGGCACACCACCAGTCACCTTTAAGTGGTATCGTGTTGGCAACGAGCAGCCGCTGCTGACCAACACCACCAATACGAACAGCACGTACTACCAGATCCACAAGTTGTCCAAAGAGCACAGTGGCATATACTACTGTGAGGCTGTCAATCATGCCAACAACTTGGTCCGCAGCGAGAAGGTCACCATAGATG
- the pecam1b gene encoding platelet endothelial cell adhesion molecule isoform X8: protein MGLLLLLTYTLLSSWRMVDAQRSFTIRNITLTIEPSTDVTRDTNVTLRCKAIISSSGPEALSRKYAIYKDSYLIYNKTSNTSQDLLYPLPEVRVSNIGEYKCKITIKDKEMTSEAEKLTVKGLSKPLLTFNKTVVSEQEVVTATCTAPGETGHLYFFFYKDSKEIQNYQVNSNQSEATFLFSSVGMHKIHCTYAVLVKTESFKSGESNSVSVSVKELSIKPVLEIYPQSKIYEGEKLNILCIIRELQPSSESIHLYLSQGTHLLSTGSIKVNHSMVALAKDPGDFECSLEIGNVIKVVTEKVSVTELFSAPTLTMSPAEVFQKEYMTLTCKSERFATERLNKEELTYTLEQATTSMTSSNTGVFPIKALQYDFNYTCVARAKGIMKRSETLTVRPKVSVSTPKMSVVGRAVLGQPFRIICQSDTGSLPINYTLLRDYSPLSTTSVKQPNQQAIFTVTINKPDEISRYMCEAKNSNKEGSLSKRLNAAVIVPLSHPTLTVIPKLSEISEGDDLYLICGINGTPPVTFKWYRVGNEQPLLTNTTNTNSTYYQIHKLSKEHSGIYYCEAVNHANNLVRSEKVTIDVQLALWKKALIAGFCLLLVLVLVVVCVLYFRSKRGKRQAAAELSVRSATL from the exons ATGGGCCTCCTGCTACTACTCACCTACACCCTCCTGTCCAGCT GGAGAATGGTGGATGCACAGCGAT CATTTACGATAAGAAACATCACCCTGACTATTGAACCCAGTACTGATGTGACTCGGGACACCAATGTGACTTTGAGATGCAAAGCCATCATCAGCAGCTCAGGGCCGGAGGCTCTGAGCCGTAAGTACGCTATATATAAGGATAGCTACCTGATCTACAACAAGACGTCCAACACCTCACAGGACCTGCTGTACCCGCTGCCTGAGGTCAGAGTCTCCAACATTGGAGAATACAAGTGCAAGATCACCATCAAGGACAAAGAGATGACCAGCGAAGCTGAAAAACTCACAGTGAAAG GCTTGTCAAAACCACTCCTCACTTTTAACAAGACGGTGGTCAGTGAACAGGAGGTGGTAACGGCCACGTGCACAGCACCCGGCGAGACAGGGCACTtgtacttcttcttctacaaGGACTCAAAAGAAATCCAGAATTATCAGGTCAACTCCAACCAATCAGAAGCCACTTTTCTCTTCAGCAGTGTTGGAATGCACAAAATTCACTGTACCTATGCTGTCCTGGTAAAGACCGAGTCCTTCAAGTCTGGGGAAAGcaacagtgtcagtgtttcagtgaaAG AGCTTTCCATCAAACCGGTTTTGGAGATTTACCCTCAGTCCAAGATCTATGAAGGAGAAAAGCTCAACATCTTGTGCATCATCAGGGAGTTACAGCCCAGCTCTGAAAGTATCCACCTGTACCTGAGCCAGGGGACCCACCTACTCAGCACTGGATCCATCAAAGTGAACCACAGCATGGTCGCACTGGCAAAAGACCCTGGGGATTTTGAGTGCAGCTTAGAGATCggaaatgtaataaaagtcGTCACAGAAAAAGTTTCAGTGACTG agCTGTTTTCAGCACCCACTCTCACCATGTCTCCTGCTGAAGTCTTTCAAAAGGAATATATGACCCTAACCTGCAAAAGTGAGCGCTTTGCCACCGAAAGACTCAACAAGGAAGAGCTGACTTACACTCTTGAGCAGGCTACAACCTCAATGACCTCAAGCAACACTGGAGTATTCCCTATCAAGGCACTGCAGTATGACTTCAACTATACCTGCGTAGCCCGAGCCAAGGGCATTATGAAGCGCAGTGAAACCCTGACTGTCCGTCCTAAAG TTTCTGTCTCCACTCCAAAGATGTCAGTGGTTGGCAGGGCTGTCTTAGGACAGCCCTTTAGGATCATCTGTCAGTCGGACACCGGCAGTCTGCCGATAAACTACACCCTGCTGAGAGATTATAGCCCACTGAGCACAACCAGTGTCAAGCAGCCCAATCAACAAGCCATCTTCACAGTCACCATCAACAAGCCTGATGAAATAAGCAGGTACATGTGTGAGGCCAAGAACAGCAACAAGGAAGGCTCACTCAGTAAAAGACTCAACGCTGCTGTCATAG TGCCTCTGTCACACCCGACTCTGACCGTCATCCCCAAATTATCAGAAATCTCAGAGGGAGATGATCTTTACCTGATATGCGGCATTAACGGCACACCACCAGTCACCTTTAAGTGGTATCGTGTTGGCAACGAGCAGCCGCTGCTGACCAACACCACCAATACGAACAGCACGTACTACCAGATCCACAAGTTGTCCAAAGAGCACAGTGGCATATACTACTGTGAGGCTGTCAATCATGCCAACAACTTGGTCCGCAGCGAGAAGGTCACCATAGATG
- the pecam1b gene encoding platelet endothelial cell adhesion molecule isoform X7, whose protein sequence is MGLLLLLTYTLLSSWRMVDAQRSFTIRNITLTIEPSTDVTRDTNVTLRCKAIISSSGPEALSRKYAIYKDSYLIYNKTSNTSQDLLYPLPEVRVSNIGEYKCKITIKDKEMTSEAEKLTVKGLSKPLLTFNKTVVSEQEVVTATCTAPGETGHLYFFFYKDSKEIQNYQVNSNQSEATFLFSSVGMHKIHCTYAVLVKTESFKSGESNSVSVSVKELSIKPVLEIYPQSKIYEGEKLNILCIIRELQPSSESIHLYLSQGTHLLSTGSIKVNHSMVALAKDPGDFECSLEIGNVIKVVTEKVSVTELFSAPTLTMSPAEVFQKEYMTLTCKSERFATERLNKEELTYTLEQATTSMTSSNTGVFPIKALQYDFNYTCVARAKGIMKRSETLTVRPKVSVSTPKMSVVGRAVLGQPFRIICQSDTGSLPINYTLLRDYSPLSTTSVKQPNQQAIFTVTINKPDEISRYMCEAKNSNKEGSLSKRLNAAVIVPLSHPTLTVIPKLSEISEGDDLYLICGINGTPPVTFKWYRVGNEQPLLTNTTNTNSTYYQIHKLSKEHSGIYYCEAVNHANNLVRSEKVTIDVQLALWKKALIAGFCLLLVLVLVVVCVLYFRSKRGKRQAAAELSVCQEKKLFHTR, encoded by the exons ATGGGCCTCCTGCTACTACTCACCTACACCCTCCTGTCCAGCT GGAGAATGGTGGATGCACAGCGAT CATTTACGATAAGAAACATCACCCTGACTATTGAACCCAGTACTGATGTGACTCGGGACACCAATGTGACTTTGAGATGCAAAGCCATCATCAGCAGCTCAGGGCCGGAGGCTCTGAGCCGTAAGTACGCTATATATAAGGATAGCTACCTGATCTACAACAAGACGTCCAACACCTCACAGGACCTGCTGTACCCGCTGCCTGAGGTCAGAGTCTCCAACATTGGAGAATACAAGTGCAAGATCACCATCAAGGACAAAGAGATGACCAGCGAAGCTGAAAAACTCACAGTGAAAG GCTTGTCAAAACCACTCCTCACTTTTAACAAGACGGTGGTCAGTGAACAGGAGGTGGTAACGGCCACGTGCACAGCACCCGGCGAGACAGGGCACTtgtacttcttcttctacaaGGACTCAAAAGAAATCCAGAATTATCAGGTCAACTCCAACCAATCAGAAGCCACTTTTCTCTTCAGCAGTGTTGGAATGCACAAAATTCACTGTACCTATGCTGTCCTGGTAAAGACCGAGTCCTTCAAGTCTGGGGAAAGcaacagtgtcagtgtttcagtgaaAG AGCTTTCCATCAAACCGGTTTTGGAGATTTACCCTCAGTCCAAGATCTATGAAGGAGAAAAGCTCAACATCTTGTGCATCATCAGGGAGTTACAGCCCAGCTCTGAAAGTATCCACCTGTACCTGAGCCAGGGGACCCACCTACTCAGCACTGGATCCATCAAAGTGAACCACAGCATGGTCGCACTGGCAAAAGACCCTGGGGATTTTGAGTGCAGCTTAGAGATCggaaatgtaataaaagtcGTCACAGAAAAAGTTTCAGTGACTG agCTGTTTTCAGCACCCACTCTCACCATGTCTCCTGCTGAAGTCTTTCAAAAGGAATATATGACCCTAACCTGCAAAAGTGAGCGCTTTGCCACCGAAAGACTCAACAAGGAAGAGCTGACTTACACTCTTGAGCAGGCTACAACCTCAATGACCTCAAGCAACACTGGAGTATTCCCTATCAAGGCACTGCAGTATGACTTCAACTATACCTGCGTAGCCCGAGCCAAGGGCATTATGAAGCGCAGTGAAACCCTGACTGTCCGTCCTAAAG TTTCTGTCTCCACTCCAAAGATGTCAGTGGTTGGCAGGGCTGTCTTAGGACAGCCCTTTAGGATCATCTGTCAGTCGGACACCGGCAGTCTGCCGATAAACTACACCCTGCTGAGAGATTATAGCCCACTGAGCACAACCAGTGTCAAGCAGCCCAATCAACAAGCCATCTTCACAGTCACCATCAACAAGCCTGATGAAATAAGCAGGTACATGTGTGAGGCCAAGAACAGCAACAAGGAAGGCTCACTCAGTAAAAGACTCAACGCTGCTGTCATAG TGCCTCTGTCACACCCGACTCTGACCGTCATCCCCAAATTATCAGAAATCTCAGAGGGAGATGATCTTTACCTGATATGCGGCATTAACGGCACACCACCAGTCACCTTTAAGTGGTATCGTGTTGGCAACGAGCAGCCGCTGCTGACCAACACCACCAATACGAACAGCACGTACTACCAGATCCACAAGTTGTCCAAAGAGCACAGTGGCATATACTACTGTGAGGCTGTCAATCATGCCAACAACTTGGTCCGCAGCGAGAAGGTCACCATAGATG
- the pecam1b gene encoding platelet endothelial cell adhesion molecule isoform X9 translates to MGLLLLLTYTLLSSWRMVDAQRSFTIRNITLTIEPSTDVTRDTNVTLRCKAIISSSGPEALSRKYAIYKDSYLIYNKTSNTSQDLLYPLPEVRVSNIGEYKCKITIKDKEMTSEAEKLTVKGLSKPLLTFNKTVVSEQEVVTATCTAPGETGHLYFFFYKDSKEIQNYQVNSNQSEATFLFSSVGMHKIHCTYAVLVKTESFKSGESNSVSVSVKELSIKPVLEIYPQSKIYEGEKLNILCIIRELQPSSESIHLYLSQGTHLLSTGSIKVNHSMVALAKDPGDFECSLEIGNVIKVVTEKVSVTELFSAPTLTMSPAEVFQKEYMTLTCKSERFATERLNKEELTYTLEQATTSMTSSNTGVFPIKALQYDFNYTCVARAKGIMKRSETLTVRPKVSVSTPKMSVVGRAVLGQPFRIICQSDTGSLPINYTLLRDYSPLSTTSVKQPNQQAIFTVTINKPDEISRYMCEAKNSNKEGSLSKRLNAAVIVPLSHPTLTVIPKLSEISEGDDLYLICGINGTPPVTFKWYRVGNEQPLLTNTTNTNSTYYQIHKLSKEHSGIYYCEAVNHANNLVRSEKVTIDVQLALWKKALIAGFCLLLVLVLVVVCVLYFRSKRGRETYSPPATQASYI, encoded by the exons ATGGGCCTCCTGCTACTACTCACCTACACCCTCCTGTCCAGCT GGAGAATGGTGGATGCACAGCGAT CATTTACGATAAGAAACATCACCCTGACTATTGAACCCAGTACTGATGTGACTCGGGACACCAATGTGACTTTGAGATGCAAAGCCATCATCAGCAGCTCAGGGCCGGAGGCTCTGAGCCGTAAGTACGCTATATATAAGGATAGCTACCTGATCTACAACAAGACGTCCAACACCTCACAGGACCTGCTGTACCCGCTGCCTGAGGTCAGAGTCTCCAACATTGGAGAATACAAGTGCAAGATCACCATCAAGGACAAAGAGATGACCAGCGAAGCTGAAAAACTCACAGTGAAAG GCTTGTCAAAACCACTCCTCACTTTTAACAAGACGGTGGTCAGTGAACAGGAGGTGGTAACGGCCACGTGCACAGCACCCGGCGAGACAGGGCACTtgtacttcttcttctacaaGGACTCAAAAGAAATCCAGAATTATCAGGTCAACTCCAACCAATCAGAAGCCACTTTTCTCTTCAGCAGTGTTGGAATGCACAAAATTCACTGTACCTATGCTGTCCTGGTAAAGACCGAGTCCTTCAAGTCTGGGGAAAGcaacagtgtcagtgtttcagtgaaAG AGCTTTCCATCAAACCGGTTTTGGAGATTTACCCTCAGTCCAAGATCTATGAAGGAGAAAAGCTCAACATCTTGTGCATCATCAGGGAGTTACAGCCCAGCTCTGAAAGTATCCACCTGTACCTGAGCCAGGGGACCCACCTACTCAGCACTGGATCCATCAAAGTGAACCACAGCATGGTCGCACTGGCAAAAGACCCTGGGGATTTTGAGTGCAGCTTAGAGATCggaaatgtaataaaagtcGTCACAGAAAAAGTTTCAGTGACTG agCTGTTTTCAGCACCCACTCTCACCATGTCTCCTGCTGAAGTCTTTCAAAAGGAATATATGACCCTAACCTGCAAAAGTGAGCGCTTTGCCACCGAAAGACTCAACAAGGAAGAGCTGACTTACACTCTTGAGCAGGCTACAACCTCAATGACCTCAAGCAACACTGGAGTATTCCCTATCAAGGCACTGCAGTATGACTTCAACTATACCTGCGTAGCCCGAGCCAAGGGCATTATGAAGCGCAGTGAAACCCTGACTGTCCGTCCTAAAG TTTCTGTCTCCACTCCAAAGATGTCAGTGGTTGGCAGGGCTGTCTTAGGACAGCCCTTTAGGATCATCTGTCAGTCGGACACCGGCAGTCTGCCGATAAACTACACCCTGCTGAGAGATTATAGCCCACTGAGCACAACCAGTGTCAAGCAGCCCAATCAACAAGCCATCTTCACAGTCACCATCAACAAGCCTGATGAAATAAGCAGGTACATGTGTGAGGCCAAGAACAGCAACAAGGAAGGCTCACTCAGTAAAAGACTCAACGCTGCTGTCATAG TGCCTCTGTCACACCCGACTCTGACCGTCATCCCCAAATTATCAGAAATCTCAGAGGGAGATGATCTTTACCTGATATGCGGCATTAACGGCACACCACCAGTCACCTTTAAGTGGTATCGTGTTGGCAACGAGCAGCCGCTGCTGACCAACACCACCAATACGAACAGCACGTACTACCAGATCCACAAGTTGTCCAAAGAGCACAGTGGCATATACTACTGTGAGGCTGTCAATCATGCCAACAACTTGGTCCGCAGCGAGAAGGTCACCATAGATG